Proteins from one Elgaria multicarinata webbii isolate HBS135686 ecotype San Diego chromosome 3, rElgMul1.1.pri, whole genome shotgun sequence genomic window:
- the LOC134396246 gene encoding zinc finger protein OZF-like: protein MDKIPLSVSSGNEKRCWIKMEKSRQEEILPGKTHQVLTETCHWNFPVTTEMHELRCESKQPQKKKPVGRERECKGLAEDLIDVYSKTSALQVEGEKPLFSKHGRKYCYKPDVVTYPGEKPVECPALMEEIQTKCCLHKPQGVCTGEKQYVLSTCGESLHQTDYVIGDRNSHLEEKFYECSEDGKSLRHEQILQKYQNTYAERKFHECSTCGKSFTYRAELTRHQRIHTGQKPYECPECRKHFSRRENLMRHQRIHTGEKPYECSQCEKCFTQRGDLKKHQRIHTGEKPYKCFQCGKCFGRKEHLIGHQRIHTREYPLKCHECGRGFSRKDMLIKHQRTHRGQRSYEKPK, encoded by the exons ATGGACAAAAttcctctttctgtctcttcAGGTAATGAAAAGAGATGTTGGATCAAGATGGAGAAATCTCGGCAGGAAGAGATTTTGCCAGGAAAAACACACCAGGTGTTAACAGAAACATGCCATTGGAATTTTCCTGTGACAACTGAAATGCATGAGCTGAGATGTGAGTCCAAACAGCCGCAGAAGAAAAAGccagtgggaagagagagagaatgcaaaggCCTTGCAGAAGATCTCATAGATGTTTATAGCAAAACCTCTGCACTGCAAGTAGAGGGGGAGAAACCATTGTTCTCCAAGCATGGGAGAAAATACTGCTACAAGCCAGATGTTGTGACATACCCTGGGGAGAAGCCCGTTGAATGTCCCGCATTGATGGAAGAGATCCAGACAAAATGTTGCCTTCATAAACCTCAGGGAGTCTGTACAGGAGAGAAACAATATGTACTCTCCACATGTGGGGAAAGTTTACATCAGACAGACTATGTCATAGGGGACCGAAACAGTCATCTAGAAGAGAAATTTTATGAATGTTCAGAAGATGGAAAAAGCTTGAGACATGAACAGATATTGCAGAAATATCAGAATACATATGCAGAAAGGAAGTTCCATGAATGTTCTACTTGTGGGAAAAGCTTTACTTATAGAGCAGAATTAACcagacatcagagaattcataccGGACAAAAACCATATGAATGTCCTGAGTGCAGGAAACACTTCAGTCGGAGAGAGAACTTGATGAGACATCAGAGAATCcatactggggagaaaccatatgaatgttctCAATGTGAGAAATGCTTCACTCAGCGAGGAGATTTGaaaaaacatcaaagaattcatactggagagaaaccatacaaatgctttcagtgtgggaaatgctttggACGGAAGGAACACTTAATTGGTCACCAGAGAATCCATACTAGAGAGTATCCGTTGAAATGCCATGAATGTGGGCGAGGCTTTTCTCGGAAAGATATGTTAATCAAGCACCAGAGAACACACAGAGGACAGAGGTCTTACGAAAAGCCCAA GTGA